In one Mycobacteroides chelonae genomic region, the following are encoded:
- a CDS encoding capsid cement protein has protein sequence MSTILGNPSIYAPGADITAQATATVTARRFLAISGDRVSGGNIAVAPAPAGARSFGVAGNDAIVGGLVTVVRGNSRVVKVAAAGAIAAGAEVEVGAAGKAITKASGVAVGYAITGAANNTDAEISLY, from the coding sequence ATGTCAACCATTCTGGGCAATCCCAGCATCTACGCACCAGGCGCGGACATCACCGCCCAAGCCACCGCCACCGTCACCGCGCGCCGCTTCCTGGCGATCTCCGGGGACCGGGTATCGGGCGGGAACATAGCCGTGGCACCCGCGCCGGCCGGTGCCCGCAGCTTCGGGGTCGCCGGCAACGACGCGATAGTCGGCGGGCTCGTCACAGTGGTGCGCGGCAATTCTCGGGTGGTCAAGGTGGCCGCCGCTGGCGCGATCGCGGCCGGGGCCGAGGTCGAAGTCGGCGCCGCCGGTAAAGCCATCACCAAGGCCTCCGGTGTCGCGGTCGGCTACGCCATCACCGGCGCCGCCAACAACACCGACGCCGAAATCTCCCTCTACTGA
- a CDS encoding major capsid protein has product MTSALIPELSGRRLTVDTALRQPSTIRAQIAKLADEQILLPKFFRTLGAKIEGGGMLYSVIKASDFFSSDIEKRNARAEYKIVEGVDPDPQLAVVEDWGGKFQVGIEEITRNDVNYLDQQTTQLANTIARKLDTRAIAVVQAAIDGSNTVPGHNWSNLVTVGPLDGLTPGHELPTADLSAAQLAADLQELGVTHDLLVVHPSEAHSLRVAYGDKLGAMLTSAGVGLFANPRVSTGTGWAIEKGKVGTIGFEFPLTVDAWEDKATRSWWVQAYVVPAMGVDRPFAAKKLTGLAG; this is encoded by the coding sequence ATGACCTCTGCATTGATTCCCGAGCTGTCCGGCCGGCGCCTGACCGTCGACACCGCTCTTCGCCAGCCGAGCACCATCCGGGCACAGATCGCCAAACTCGCCGACGAACAGATCCTGCTACCGAAGTTTTTCCGGACCCTCGGGGCCAAGATCGAGGGCGGCGGCATGCTCTACTCCGTCATCAAAGCCTCCGATTTCTTCTCCTCCGATATCGAAAAGCGCAACGCGCGAGCCGAATACAAGATCGTCGAGGGCGTCGACCCCGACCCCCAACTCGCGGTCGTGGAGGACTGGGGCGGCAAGTTCCAGGTCGGTATCGAGGAAATCACCCGCAACGATGTGAACTACCTCGATCAGCAGACCACGCAGCTGGCCAACACCATCGCCCGCAAGCTCGACACCCGAGCCATTGCCGTCGTGCAGGCCGCGATCGACGGATCGAACACCGTACCCGGACACAACTGGTCCAACCTGGTCACCGTCGGCCCCCTCGATGGGCTCACCCCCGGACACGAACTACCCACCGCCGACCTCTCGGCTGCCCAGCTGGCCGCCGACCTACAAGAACTCGGCGTCACACACGACCTGCTCGTCGTGCACCCCAGCGAAGCGCACAGCCTGCGGGTGGCCTACGGCGACAAACTCGGCGCCATGCTCACCAGCGCCGGGGTTGGCCTGTTCGCCAACCCGCGCGTGAGCACAGGCACCGGCTGGGCCATCGAAAAAGGCAAGGTCGGCACCATCGGCTTCGAATTTCCCTTGACCGTCGACGCCTGGGAAGACAAAGCCACCCGCTCCTGGTGGGTACAGGCCTACGTCGTGCCCGCCATGGGCGTCGATCGGCCGTTTGCCGCCAAGAAACTCACCGGCCTAGCCGGATAA